The Quercus lobata isolate SW786 chromosome 4, ValleyOak3.0 Primary Assembly, whole genome shotgun sequence genome segment TACTTTAATAGacaaaaaatgtgatatttcTAGTTATGGTCAGTTGATTAGGACTAGGAGAATACTATGAACTaaggttttaaattttgttctaGATATCGTTCCAGATTGATAACCGAAATCgaatattttgatattgatgTGTTTTGGTGCACTGTTTCAGGATTACTcactagatatatatatatacacatacacacatatatgtacACATGCGCACGCGCACGCGcacgcacatatatatatatatatatatatatatataatttatatatttacgACTTTATATTTCATTATATCCAATTAACtagcacaaaattcaaaatatgatatAGGAATAAAATGAGTCAAATGATGAATTTGAGCTTCaatgttttaaaagaaaaaaaaatccaacatagTTCGGAATAGGCCGGAATTTAAAGACTTTAACAACCGAAATTCACCTAGAACACCAGAATAGTCTGAAACAAATTAGAATTTAGACCGAAATGGAACAAGGGGGTAAGTGCACCATAACAAAACGAAATTTAAAACCTTGCTTTGAACATCAAACAAGGGAATCATTTCACTACAATGTTTTCAATGGCCTAGTTAGGAAAGgagaagccaaaaaaaaaaaaatgtaggaaaaatgtggttgttgagagagaggagaaatgTGATGACGGATTGGAAAGTGAAAGtgtgatttttatttggttaaaatgcaaattgtACTCTTTAAACTTGACTAAAATTCACTTTAGTcctctaatttatttttgttcaattgagtcctctaagtttcaaatttatcaaTTGAAGCATTTTGTCCAATTTCGTTAAAAATGATAGTTAAGTATgcaattaactaataaaaaaagatttttcgaaaaaatattctaacataaaaaatctatacaatatacttattaattttatagtttttttttatgtgagaaaaatattttttttaacaaaattggacATGAgatcttaattgaataaatttaaaacttagaggACTCAATTAAACGAAAATAAAGTTAGAGGACCGaaataaatttcaatcaaatttagaggggatgtaatttgcatttttgtcttattattattattattattattattattattattattattattattttgcaatagaatttttttttaattttttttaggggagcAATATAAGGAATTGATAAACGTATCTaaatttttgtggaaaaaatataaactttttacTTCCTACTTTCTGAGCATTCCCatttaaaaatgcaaaaatccTTAAAATGCAAAATAGAGTACCAAATACACAAAATCGCCTCCACATCCAGTGTTTTATCATCGTgcaaatttttacaaaatgctACAGTaacattgaaaataaattttcattaattgtAGCACATGTAAAtttttccctaatttttttatttgcatctctctctctctctctctctcaatttggaTTTTCAAGATTTGATTACCTTTGTGCTGCGACTTTTTGGCATCATTGATGCAAAGGAAGGAAGTGCTCCTGTTAGGTGGATCTTGCTAACGTCGATGATGCAGAGATCGCGGTGTGTGGTTTTGTTGTTGGACGCTAGTAGATCTCAAGGTTTGCAATTGGGTTTGACTTGTGTGTGTCGATGTCGTTTTGGTTTGTGTTGAGTTTacgattttgtttttgtgttgatgGGTTTGCGATTCGGGCTTGTGTTACCATTTGCATTTTGGTttgtaaaataaagaatgaaaggTATGATATATTGCTAAAgtgattatataaaatagataaaagtgtcttttcttttattctaaaaaaaaaaaaatacattttttttatacattatcGAAAGGGAATGATCTTAGTACCTAtctgttttttgaaatattaattaaCAACCGTTGATATAAATCGAAATTCTACCGACCAAAATAAAGAAACTGATAAAGATATTTGTCTCCCCACTAAGCCCTAGGGGTATATTCTGTCATTGAATATTATCCCACTTCCCCAGTTCCTTCCCTTTCCACACATTGAAATTAACGTGGGCACAACACAACCATGAACCAACTTGCTAATGACATCCATTGAGAAGCCCTTAATAGCAGATTAATTAGGTCGAATATGACTAATGATGAAAATTTGTTAAGATTAAATGATTAATAGTCTCTTTCACTATATCATTAGTTATATGGTAAAACTAATGACAGAATCTATCCCCTAGGGCTTAGTGGTTATCGTAAGACctatacaaaattacaaattatgtaaaagaaaaaaaaaaggataaaatatattttttttaaagtaataaacgacattttttgttacaaacaaatcaaattgtAGAATAACCAATGCAGAAAACACTATTTCAAGGAGAGGGTAAAATATTAGTGCAAACGGTGTGTGTAACGTGTTTTATGAActgaaataataatttaaagatACACTGTATGTTTAAATGCGTGAACTAAACTCAGCCCTCAagcaacaaaaattaagttCCAAGATGAAAAGACTTTTTAATCAATCACTTAACAATGTGGCAAAGAGAAGCACATGGTGGGGCTCATTGCTTAACAATCTGGTCTTTATCGAACAAGCTAAACTGGTCTTTTGTTTTGGGCTCTACCCCTCAAGTGCTCTAATGTAGTTAGTTATAAATGAGCAGGTTTAATTCGAATTTCAGTgtaatttgtactttttttgtttcaataaaatcttcttgattttcattttttttttttaaattgacatTGTGGCCAAGTTGGTGAAATTCATGATGTTAGACACGTGCAACCTGACAAACTGTAGAAATGAGAAAATCTGGAAAATGGAAAACTCAAACCCAGAAGAGAGCATCTTTAGcagaattatcaaatttttgtactatttagagaataaacagtaatttttatctttatttacccacttttttaaatacattttccaacagactctttatctcatttaaatattatttctttattaattatttattctttttttaacaactacacatcttccaatatttttttattcaacacttaattattataatagaaaaaaatgatttagagaatgaacagtagcccatcaagtctgatgggctactgttcatgagcccaaaaaaaaaaaatccatatatatCGAACCGGTTGGAGTATGAACAGTACCcaaattctctaaattttagctAGCCAACCCAGATACAGCATCTGTCTAAGGCTACAtctgcacccaaaaaaaaaaaaaaaaacattataaatttcacaattttgtaTAAGTGAAATTATAATtattgtaatattatttttatacaatactACTAGTATTTCATGTACgtttttattgaatataaattatatatttatatatatatttaaagtttaaacatacattttagttttttatcatcttaattttatgttgataataataataattgtgggaAGTAGAAGAGTCCCCACCCGAGCCTTAAACCCAAAAAGTAATTAGGCCACGGAGAATGAATTAGGCTTGGCCTGTATATTGGGAGGAAGGCTCAGTGGGTAATAAACTATAAAGAATGGAAGCTGGATCATCCCAAGTATTAGGGAAGAGAAGAGCGACATAAAAAATCAGTTCCCGTGGAAAAGGTAAGAAGTTAACTTACTCGAGACATGGTGCATGAATAATCCATGTGCAGCTTCCAGAAGATGCTAGGAACCACGAGAAACTTCCAGAACACACAAGAAGGTTGGAGATTTTTACCCACCCGAGCCTTAAGCCCAAAAAGTAATTAGGCCATGGAGAATGAATTAGGCTTGGCCTGTATATTAGGAGGAAGGCTCAGTGGGTAATAAACTATAAAGAAGGGAAGCTGGATCATCCCAAGTATTACGGAAGAGAAGAGCGACATGGGAAATCAGTTCTCGTGGAAAAGGTAAGAAGTTAACTTACTCGAAACATGATGCACGAATAATCCATGTGCAGCTTCTAAAAGATGCTAGGAACCACGGGAAACTTCCAGAACACACAAGAAAGTTGAAGATTTTTACCTCTACATTAATGAGGTAGTTCTTGCCTAACCTCTGCTACATTAAATGCGTATAAGACAACTTGAACAATACTAACACCCCCCAAAAAGTCAAAGTTTCAGGATAAGGCAGAGGAGGAAACCgataaagtaaagaaaaatatctCTGATTGTGCAGCTAGCAATAGGATAGCTAAAGAGATAAGAGCAAGAGATGTGTCTATAAGAAGGGgaagaggggtaaaaaaaaGGGACcgaaacaaagagagaaaaaagagagagaaggaaaaaacatATGCTGTCTAAGAAAATTAGAGTGTAAAACCATGGGAACAGTAGAATTCTCTGTTGTAATAGTGTAGCTTGATCTGAAAAATATGTTATTAAGGAAATCAGCTGTTTGAGTGCCCCATTGAGGAGTGCTTTTTCCCTATTGCTTATTTATAAATAGATTGTGACAAACATTAGGCTTTGAATCCGTGGACGACCTCACCACAGGTTAGTTTTTGTCTCCCACaataataattgttattattataataataaaattaagttttgaaaaaaaaaaaaatcaacaaatcaCACGAtggttatgaaaaaaaatctgaaatttacAAATTCAACCTTAGTTGTAGTTGTGAAAAGATTGTAGAATTATTGCATATTTTAGacttaatatttaaaaaaatgcagATAAATCCACTCCAATGTAGATTCGTAGAAGGGCCTGTGCTTTCCTGGAAGTGTTCCTACAGCACTGGTAGCACAAAGTCACACCGCGctctatttctctttctctttcatatttactttttagtttttatttatacacttctatctctctctttgcaCTCTCATTCTCAGTCTCTGCCAGGACTCCAGTATGGAATCCAAATCAAGAAATGTCCTCCTCTTTACCTTCACCACCgcccttttcttctctctctccacttCTTCCTCAGCCTCActtcaaacccaaacccaaaccctacTCCTCAACCCTCTCACTGCTCCACAAACCACCCTCTCATGGCTCGAACCCGAATCTGAATCtctctcctcctccaccaccaccgaAGCCGACCCAGATTCCAACTCCACCGCCACTCTCCAACTCCACCACATAGACTCCCTCTCTTCCAACAAAACCCCAGACCAACTCTTCCACCTCAAGCTCCAACGCGACGCGCTGCGAGTGGACTCCCTTCTCTCCCTCGCAGCCGCCAAGCGCGGCGGCGGCCACGGAGGTCTGGGCCTAGGGTTCAGCAGCTCGATCATCTCCGGTCTAGCCTCAGGCAGCGGCGAGTACTTCACACGCATCGGCGTAGGAACCCCACCTAAATACGCCTACATGGTCCTGGACACAGGAAGCGACGTGGTCTGGATCCAATGCTCTCCTTGCAAAAAATGCTACTCCCAAAGCGACCCcgttttcaacccaaaaaaatcgAGATCTTTCAACGGGATCGCCTGCACGTCACCCTTGTGTCGTAAGCTAGACTCTCCTGGCTGTAACCAACAACGCCAGGCCTGTCTCTACCAAGTCTCTTACGGTGACGGATCTATCACACAAGGTGATTTCTCCACCGAAACTCTCACCTTCCGTGGCACCAAAGTCCCACGTGTCGCCCTCGGTTGCGGCCACGATAACGAGGGTTTGTTCGTCGGTGCAGCTGGTTTGTTGGGTTTAGGTCGGGGGAGGTTATCGTTTCCCACCCAAGCCGGTCGCCGGTTCAACCGGAAATTCTCCTACTGTCTGGTAGACCGATCTGCCTCCACTTCCTCTAAGCCTTCTTCAATTGTTTTCGGAGACGCCGCTGTTTCTCGAACCGCCAAGTTCACTCCCTTGTTGGTCAACCGAAAGCTCGACACCTTTTACTACTTGGAGATGCTGGGGATCAGTGTCGGAGGGAGACGTGTACGTGGGGTCACGCCCTCGTTGTTCAAGCTCGACGCAGCTGGGAACGGTGGGGTTATCATCGATTCGGGTACTTCCGTGACCCGTTTGACCAGACCCGCTTATTTGGCATTCAGGGACGCTTTCAGGGCCGGAGCTCCGAATCTGAAACGGGCACCCGAGTTCTCTCTCTTCGACACCTGCTTTGACCTGTCAGGGAAAACTGAGGTGAAGGTACCCACAGTGGTGTTGCATTTTCGAGGTGCTGACGTGTCATTGCCGGCCACGAATTATTTGATCCCGGTGGATAGTAGTGGGACTTTTTGCTTTGCGTTTGCTGCTACGCTCAGTGGCTTGTCAATTATTGGGAATATCCAGCAACAGGGTTTCCGGGTTGTTTATGATTTGGCGGGTTCTCGGGTCGGATTTGCTCCACGAGGCTGCGCTTGATGGTCTACCTGGGAGTGGGTgttggaaaaaggaaaaagtaagcaaaaaagcaaaagctttttctgcttttttttctttttctttttcgtttttttttttaattgttttgttttgttaattagTTGGAAATGGGGaaatgtttcttattttcttttatccgAGGAAAAAATAGTAAGGTTGACGCGGTGTTTGTTTGTTGTAATATGGTCATTTTATTACTCT includes the following:
- the LOC115987068 gene encoding aspartyl protease family protein 2 — its product is MESKSRNVLLFTFTTALFFSLSTSSSASLQTQTQTLLLNPLTAPQTTLSWLEPESESLSSSTTTEADPDSNSTATLQLHHIDSLSSNKTPDQLFHLKLQRDALRVDSLLSLAAAKRGGGHGGLGLGFSSSIISGLASGSGEYFTRIGVGTPPKYAYMVLDTGSDVVWIQCSPCKKCYSQSDPVFNPKKSRSFNGIACTSPLCRKLDSPGCNQQRQACLYQVSYGDGSITQGDFSTETLTFRGTKVPRVALGCGHDNEGLFVGAAGLLGLGRGRLSFPTQAGRRFNRKFSYCLVDRSASTSSKPSSIVFGDAAVSRTAKFTPLLVNRKLDTFYYLEMLGISVGGRRVRGVTPSLFKLDAAGNGGVIIDSGTSVTRLTRPAYLAFRDAFRAGAPNLKRAPEFSLFDTCFDLSGKTEVKVPTVVLHFRGADVSLPATNYLIPVDSSGTFCFAFAATLSGLSIIGNIQQQGFRVVYDLAGSRVGFAPRGCA